The following are encoded in a window of Hemitrygon akajei unplaced genomic scaffold, sHemAka1.3 Scf000050, whole genome shotgun sequence genomic DNA:
- the LOC140721077 gene encoding uncharacterized protein, translating into MPHQRAHTRGRPFNCSECGKGFTLSSLLQRHWRVHTGERPFNCSVCGKRFTQLSNLKSHQRIHTGEKPFICSECGKGFTLSSHLQRHQQVHTEERPFICSECGKGFKFSSHLQRHQQVHPGEKAFSCSVCGKGFTQSSSLLNHQRVHTGEKPYTCSECGKGFTQSSNLQNHQRVHSGEKPFICSDCGKRFTESSALLVHQQVHTGVKPFTCSFCGRRFTLSSKLLVHQRVHTGEKPFSCSFCGRRFTLSSKLLVHQRVHTGEKPFTCSVCEKRFSELSALLVHQRVHTGEKPFTCSECGKGFTRSSNLQSHQQVHTGVKPFTCSECGKGFTQSSNLLAHQRVHTGERPFTCSDCGKRFICSFKLKVHQRVHTGEKPFTCSVCGKRFTWLSTLQNHQRVHTGEKPFTCSECGIGFTQLSNLLTHQRVHTGEKPFTCSVCGKGFTQSSHLPSHQRVHTGEKPFTCSVCGKGFTQSSTLQRHQRVHTGEKPFTCSLCGKRFTRSSTLQSHQRVHTGEKPFTCSVCGKGFTQSSTLQRHQRVHTERRHSPAQNVG; encoded by the coding sequence ATGCCACACCAGCGAGCTCACACCAGGGGGCGGCCGTTtaactgctcagaatgtgggaagggattcacactgtcATCCCTCCTACAAAGACActggcgagttcacactggagagagaccgttcaactgctcagtgtgtgggaagagattcactcagttatccaacctAAAGagtcaccagcgaattcacactggggagaagccgttcatctgctccgaatgtgggaagggattcacactgtcatcccacctacagagacatcagcaagttcacactgaggagaggccattcatctgctcagaatgtgggaagggattcaaattttcatcccacctacagagacatcagcaagttcacccTGGGGAGAAGGCGTtctcctgctcagtctgtgggaagggattcactcagtcatcctcaCTActgaatcatcagcgagttcacactggggagaagccgtatacctgctcagaatgtgggaaaggattcactcagtcatccaacctacagaatcacCAGCGGGTTCattctggggagaagccattcatctgctcagactgtggaaagagattcactgagtcatctgccctactggtacatcagcaagttcacactggggtgaagccgttcacctgctcattctgtgggaggagattcacactgtcatccaaactactggtacatcagcgagttcacactggggagaagccgttcagctgctcattctgtgggaggagattcacactgtcatccaaactactggtacatcagcgagttcacactggggagaagccattcacctgctctgtctgtgagaagagattcagtGAGTTATCCGCCCtgctggtacatcagcgagttcacactggggagaagccattcacctgctcagaatgtgggaagggattcactcggtcttccaacctacagagtcatcagcaagttcacaccggggtgaagccattcacctgctcagaatgtgggaagggattcactcagtcatccaacctgctggctcaccagcgagttcacactggagagaggccgttcacatgctcagactgtgggaagagattcatttGCTCatttaaactgaaggtacatcagagagttcacactggggagaagccattcacctgctccgtctgtgggaagagattcacttggttatccaccctacagaatcatcagcgagttcacactggggagaagccattcacctgctcagaatgtgggatagGATTCACACAGTTATCCAACCTGCtgactcaccagcgagttcacactggggagaagccgttcacctgctcagtctgtgggaagggattcactcagtcatcccacctaccgagtcatcagcgagttcacactggggagaagccgttcacctgctcagtctgtgggaagggattcactcagtcatccaccctacagagacatcagcgagttcacactggggagaagccgttcacctgctcactctgtgggaagagattcactcgctcatccacCCTAcaaagtcatcagcgagttcacactggggagaagccgttcacctgctcagtctgtgggaagggattcactcagtcatccacgctacagagacatcagcgagttcacactgagagacgccattcacctgctcagaatgtgggatag